Below is a window of Salvelinus alpinus chromosome 5, SLU_Salpinus.1, whole genome shotgun sequence DNA.
CATTTTGGCACGCAATTTAGTTAAAGCTAAAACAAGTGAAACTGAGGTTATCAATACCAATCTTAGCCGCTGGTAGCTATAGGAAAGTAACTGAATCCGGACCGTAGTTGCAGCCAATcaccaaaaaaataaataataatgtatCAATTAGTGATTTTGATTGAACCAACCCTTTAACGTGACCCCATGGAGTGCAGTGCAAAGGAGCCCAGGTTTTGTGCCAAGGTCTTAAAAACAGTTGGAGAGTGGATTCATCTCCTCACCTTCCACCTGCTCTCATgtaaaagaggaggagaggagaaagaaaatAACCCTCCACCATATTACCGTCACCGTCCTGACGTGTTAACTCAGAGGAGGCTAACAAAGAGATCATTCTTTAGACTATTGAAACACACCCAGGGTCTCTCTGGCCTCAGCATCACCAATAGTCAGGCCCTCCAGGAATTCACAGTGATTTTTTTGTGTAATTTGCTGTGAGAAAAAAAAGAAGCTTTATTTTGCTGCTGCAATTCTGCCATTCTGCATGAGGGAAAAGTTTTGTCGTGTGGCTTGAATGAACTATATTATGCGGTAAATGTGAGGTGATTGGTTGAAATGGCAAGCGCTCTTTTTGTACTGCGGTGATGGGTACATTTTTGAGATAATATTGCGACGATTTGACTGCTTTATTCAGAAATAGTGCGGTGATTGGTCAAATTTACAAGCCCTCACATAATATGCAGGGAATTGTTGATTTAGCAAAAAAATGGATAGGAGGAACTGAATAACGACAAATGAGGACAGAACTATCGCTATGGGCGGAGCGCGGGAGGGGCGGAGCAGCGTCCTCTAGGGGGCGAGTTCAGCAGGACACAACGTTTCgggaacgttcagatagaaatatgctatgtagaacaaacatgacATGTAGATTAAGGAATCATGTCGGCTCCAATAGTGGCGTAACTATCTGCAACATTCCAGAACGTTTGACAACTGAACGTGGCCCAGGACTCTCAGCAGCCATTCTGATTGGTCTGGAGATACTCTTGGTGCAGTTTCTCCTGGACTTCGTAGAGTTTCCGCAGCTTCTTGGTCTGTCCCTTACTGAGATCCTTCCCCTCCACATCACGCGTGGGGAAACCCTGTTGGAGGAGCAGAACGTGCCTGTCAAAACACTTAATATTCAATAAAGCCTTGTAGCCACCAAGATATCAAGGAGGTATACAATTGTTGTATATTTACCGTTTCATCAAAGCCGGAATACTTGTCGGTTTCAGAGCGGAACATATCGCATGGGGAGATTTTCATCTTTGCAAGTTTGGCCAACTGTGATGAAACAACCATGAACAGAGACACATCAATATACCTGCATTATTACTGCTCTCAGATCAGTTAGCAGAGGAGACACATCAATATACCTACATCTAGACATGAGGCGGGTAACATTATTACTGCTCTCAGATCAGTTAGCAGAGGGGACACATCAATATACCTACATCTAGACATGAGGCTGGTAACATTATTACTGCTCTCAGATCAGTTAGCAGAGGGGACACATCAATATACCTACATCTAGACATGAGGCGGGTAACATTATTACTGCTCTCAGATCAGTTAGCAGAGGGGACACATCAATATACCTACATCTAGACATGAGGCTGGTAACATTATTACTGCTCTCAGATCAGTTAGCAGAGGGGACACATCAATATACCTACATCTAGACATGAGGCTGGTAACATCAGTATTACTGCGCTCAGATCAGTTAGTGGAGGACTCGGAAGACAGTGTTCCTGCTATAGACAAAGGACTCTCCCATTGAGGGAATTCCACCAAAGATGAGtcctcctctatccatctctatggtCCTACTAACCTCCTGCTCCTGCTTCTTCTTGGCAGCCTCCTCTTTCTTGTTCTTCTTCTCGTCCTCCATCTTCTTTTTCTCATTCCTCTCCCTCAGCAGGGTCTCTTTGTCCACCAGCTTCACCACAGTGGGAAGGCCTAACAATGACAAGACAACACAGCCAGTCATCACTGTGGCTGCTACTAGTTTTCGCTGatctatagagtgtgtgtgtatattgtggtCAGTGCATTTACCTTCATGGTCTTCTAGGCGCACCCCCAGCTCAGGTAAGGTGTCATTACGGACCACGTCACACAGCTGTAGCACCTCTGTCACTGAGAACACAGACAGAGTCAGTCACCACGTCTACAAGCCTCACATTTCTAGCGGCAGACAACTGTGTTAAATTATTAGTATTTTTGTTGAATAACTTGGGAGGGAGGAAGTATTTACCATTCTGTTCTCTGGCGATTTTGCGAACAGATTCTCTGAAGTCTGACAGCACCTTCAGATAGGGCATCACTGTGGTCTCCATCTGCAAGCAGCCTCAGTTAGCTTGACTAGAAACGTCCACAGAATCACAACGTCTACGAGAACACGGATATAATAACAATATGATTTATTTTAAAATACAAAGTGACTtagtcatacatacatacatacatacatatgggTGATCCCAGGAATCAAACCCTCCATCCTGGCGTTGCAAACAACATACACTACCAACTGAGCGACAGAGGACCACTACAAACTGAGGAGAAATGGTGGTGGCCAATCCCAACAGTATATCATGTTGAAAGCACCTGGACTGCCAAGAAGCAGCCTGGTATCTCCAGGGCAATACTTACATCCCCATGGTGACCATCTCCTCCCACTGGGAATCCAATAGGCTCAGACCCTTCAATGGCCCCAAAGGTCTACAACACAGACGGGGTTAGAGAATTTCATCAGAACAAAGGATGTGGTCTCCTGATAAGTAAAATGACAGAATGGGTTACTATCATACCGCTTAGCTATAGTGGTGTAAATATTATGTGACCCGGTTTCACTTTCTACATCGCGTTTCATTTTTAATACTGAATGTATTCACGAGATTTATGTGATGGCACCGTTGTTTAGTCGACAGCCGACATCAGCTCTGGTCTTGTGACTGTAatactggggtgtattcactaggaaccaaatggATCCAAATGGAACCAAACAAAAGCAAACGTAAACGAAACAGGTAGgaactgaatttgtccaatagaaactcattTTTGTCGGCAAAACCTTTTTTTTGCTAtggtgcaaaacattttgcaacagtgTGCAATGAATGAACACACCCCCTGGTATGCTGCACAAGCTCTCCCTCACCTTGAGCATGTCAGTCAGGTAGAGAGCGATGCTCTTCATCAGCATGCGGTTGGGCTGCAGCTTGGAGCTCTTCCTACTGGCTATGTAGGTGTTGCTCTGGGTCACCAGCGCCCTCATCTCCTCCATGGTGCTGCGCGTGTCCACGTTGTCACACAGCGCCTCGTGGACTGCTGCCTTCCTCGCATAGAAACTGCAGACAGGGACAATGGAGGAGTGGGCAGGGTTTACTCTCATAGAaactagacagacagagacaatgtGAGTGGGATTTCCTCCCTAGTCTACACAGGGAGCTGCCACCAGGGGGCAGTCCTTCACAACAGATGATTAAGTGGTACATTGTACTCCCTCACACCTGCAACACGGGGTTGTcataaaacatgacattacatGGAATGACAAATGACTACTAAGGTCATATCCGCACTCTTTACCAAAATCCTGTTATGAAGCTTGAAACACTGAAAGCTTATTGAAGCCTTCAGATGTTTAGATTTTTGTGTGCCATGCCTCATAAGAGAGGTTTCCAAAAAAGGTCCTTCCAGGTCACAAGCTCCAAGGGACTTTAACAACCCCATAACGAAGGAATTATTACCAAACCTTCAAAACGAAGTCGTATCGATTATTAACACCGGGCTTGTGACgtttctcctctcacctctcgtTGAGCTCCATCTCCGCTGCCTCCCACTTCTCAAACTGTCCGGTGACGTCACAGGGAGCTCGGAGAATGTCTTTGACATTGAGGAAAAACTCCTGTTGAGGAGAGGAAGACTAAATGAAAAACTCCTGTGAGGAGAGGAAGACTAACTGAAAAAGAAAGTCCCCTTGTGGTCAGCGGACTCAAACAGGTGCACTTTGAGTCCTCTGAGCCGGAgagtagaagaagaaaaactagaacaatttcatgaaaataaacacTGCTACACGAACACGCTAGCTGCTCCTGTAGTCTTCCAGTCACTGCACTAACGCTAGTTGGCGATGGCCCTATCAGAGCCGGCGCCAGAATGAATCAGTTGGACAGGCATTTGACTTCCACAATTGACAGAGACGAGCGCCAACAAGCagccgagcgagcgaaacagcgcccctctgtctcagtatgtgtagcccatgtatctgatgctatcTGGCCAAAAACATTATGGCATGTCATATTGTTTTTTAATGGGTTTTATAGTAAAGAAATGTAATTTGActgaaaacatgcattacctttcaatgtggcatgaacacaaccagtcatgtttTCATCcgattgttaaacaaatcacttTAAAAAAGTAGGTTACCTTTGTACATTCGTCCCAAATAATTACAGCATCCGAACAGTGCACCGGGCAACTTTCCTTCAATTCACAAGTGTCTGAaactatctcaccggagaaaacATCCCAGCGGGCAAAGCAGCGCCTTATTACATGTAGCCCAGGTATCTGATGCAGTCTGGCCCAAAAAATGATAACATGGGccacacatactgacacagaggggcgctgtttcgctcgctcagaTGCTTGTCAGCGTCCGTCACTCAAATAAATAATCAATATTGAAAtattttatttagacaggagGTACGGTAGTGTGGGCCAGGCCCCCTAAGACCTGCTCATAACGCAGGCCCTGGGCTCCAGAAACtaccttcaaactgcacacagatATAAAAGGACTTAGATGCCAAAATGTGGACCTACCCGTTTAAGACTATAGAGGAGCACCTCTGGGCTATATTATCACTTACATTCAGGAATTTCTCGTAGTGGACAGCTGACTCCATGGTGTTGGAGGAGTAATCCAGGGTGTCCTTCCAGGAATGCATCAGGAAGGCTAGACGGAGCTGCCGAGCTGAGGGGAACACACAGAACAGCTGttagcttgcacacacacacacacacacattgccatAACATAATGCTGTTGTTTTAGTGGCTACTGAGAAGTAGCTTCACCTGTGTTCTTCGCCAGGGCATCCTTGATGGTGATGAAGTTCTTGAGAGATTTGGACATCTTGCAGCCTGCGATGGTCAGGTGACCAGTGTGCAGGAAGTAGCGAACCCAGTGGTCGTTCTCAAAGTAAGCCTGCGTGGACAAGTCTCCTGCTTGTTATTCAACTTGAATACTACGGTTACATTCCAATTCCCTACCGTTCTCCCCGAAGTGTACACTTTCACTTGCCCTTGTGGACTTTGCTGCTACTATAGGCCAATGCTTTCAAATCCTAGAGGgggagtgaacaagtgcacacttgggAGTACACAAACGGACCACCGTCCATGTCATAGAAACAGATCACTTGAGAATAAACCCTTACCTCGGACTGAGCCAACTCATTATCGTGATGGGGGAATCGGAGGTCAAACCCTCCTCCGTGGATGTCCATGGACTCTCCCAAGATGGAACCAGCCATAGCGGAACATTCGATATGCCAGCCAGGCCGTCCCTTTCCCCAGGGTGAGTCCCAGGACGGCTCCCCCGGCTTAGAGGCCTTCCACAGGGCAAAGTCATTCTGCGACCTCTTCTCACTGAGCTGGTCTGCTGAGACACTCAGATCTCCTGCAGGACACAGCGGACAACCAATAACTCACATACATTGTAGCagttagtttaaaaaaaaaaagtgctttatAAATGATTGATATTATTACCCTCTCCCTCCTGCAGAGCTTTCATGTCACCGACCGCTTCAGGTACCAGCTTGCCGTACGCGTGCTTCTGGCTGGTGTCAAACTTGGCTGTGTCAAAATAAACTGAACCGTTGGACTCGTACCTGCCGACGGGAAAATAAAAACAACCccacagagatagagggatgaaCAAAGAGTTGTTTTAAAACTAATTCGAGGAGGGGGGGCTGAATGATAACAGAGACCATCTCTCCCTTACCCGAAGCCATTGTCTAGGATCTTCTTCACAAAGTCCACGATCTCTGGGCAGTACTCGCTGACGCGGGTGAGTACGTCCGGGGGAaggacctggggggggggggaaatcagaATAGGTGGGGGAATCAGTCATTTTAACAATCATCATCAGATTGGCACTAGAAAAGTAGTCATTTTAATTGTAAAATATGATTAACAATTAGAAACATTAATGTTACATTACTGCTGAAATACTGTATGGTTTACGTGATAGGGCCCTGTGTTTTTGCATAATCGTGTAACATAAGATTTGATCCTGTGTTTTAACTCTTATCCAGAATGAGAAGAAATGATCTGAGGATGGTGCTGGACCATCTGACATTAAAAGAAAAGAGGACAGTTTGATGAAAACTCTTTACATAAAAAAAGGTTCAAATTCAGGTCATGTGACATAATAGTTGTGTGTGTTTCCACCTACATTCAAGATTACTCATCTGATAATGAGCATTGACACTAGAAAAGGTCATAGTAAAAAACAATGAACAATTCATTATAAATATAAATGTTATATGAATGATAAAATATGGGTTGTGTGTGTTTCCACCTACATTCAAGGCGTCCATGTCGTTGTGGTACTCCCCTTCCCAGAACTTTGGAAGAAGAGAGAAGATGGAGTTCTCGGTCACTTGACTGCCAAATTGAGCATCCAACCAATCAGACAGCAGGTCTTTGGCCTTCTCCAGTAACACCTTCAAAAAGAACAAAAGAACACATTTGACTTCTGTTGTCTCTGGTGTTCTTTTTCGTAAAGTGCGTCGCAAAGGAggatggtggcaccttaattggggaggacgggctcgtggtaatgactagAGCAgcatcagtggaatggtattaaatacatcaaagacatggtttccatggtttccaggtgtttgatgccattccatttgcgttGTTCtgggcttctacacctgcattgcttgctgtttggggttttaggctgggtttctgtacagcactttgaggtatcagctgatgtaagatgtgctttataaatacatttgatttgatt
It encodes the following:
- the cars1 gene encoding cysteine--tRNA ligase, cytoplasmic isoform X2 gives rise to the protein MVSKQDISTDRRVKGKRVQPPWSAPAGSNLPKLRLYNSLTRTKELFVPQNGNKVSWYCCGPTVYDASHMGHARSYISFDILRRILMNYFKYDVFYCMNITDVDDKIIRRARQNYLLEQYREKKPAAAQILQDVLSARGPFQAKLAETTDPDKKQMLERLDSAVAAALGPLQGAVESKAGEADIQRLAQVLLEKAKDLLSDWLDAQFGSQVTENSIFSLLPKFWEGEYHNDMDALNVLPPDVLTRVSEYCPEIVDFVKKILDNGFGYESNGSVYFDTAKFDTSQKHAYGKLVPEAVGDMKALQEGEGDLSVSADQLSEKRSQNDFALWKASKPGEPSWDSPWGKGRPGWHIECSAMAGSILGESMDIHGGGFDLRFPHHDNELAQSEAYFENDHWVRYFLHTGHLTIAGCKMSKSLKNFITIKDALAKNTARQLRLAFLMHSWKDTLDYSSNTMESAVHYEKFLNEFFLNVKDILRAPCDVTGQFEKWEAAEMELNESFYARKAAVHEALCDNVDTRSTMEEMRALVTQSNTYIASRKSSKLQPNRMLMKSIALYLTDMLKTFGAIEGSEPIGFPVGGDGHHGDMETTVMPYLKVLSDFRESVRKIAREQNVTEVLQLCDVVRNDTLPELGVRLEDHEGLPTVVKLVDKETLLRERNEKKKMEDEKKNKKEEAAKKKQEQELAKLAKMKISPCDMFRSETDKYSGFDETGFPTRDVEGKDLSKGQTKKLRKLYEVQEKLHQEYLQTNQNGC
- the cars1 gene encoding cysteine--tRNA ligase, cytoplasmic isoform X3, with the translated sequence MSSSGELVKGKRVQPPWSAPAGSNLPKLRLYNSLTRTKELFVPQNGNKVSWYCCGPTVYDASHMGHARSYISFDILRRILMNYFKYDVFYCMNITDVDDKIIRRARQNYLLEQYREKKPAAAQILQDVLSARGPFQAKLAETTDPDKKQMLERLDSAVAAALGPLQGAVESKAGEADIQRLAQVLLEKAKDLLSDWLDAQFGSQVTENSIFSLLPKFWEGEYHNDMDALNVLPPDVLTRVSEYCPEIVDFVKKILDNGFGYESNGSVYFDTAKFDTSQKHAYGKLVPEAVGDMKALQEGEGDLSVSADQLSEKRSQNDFALWKASKPGEPSWDSPWGKGRPGWHIECSAMAGSILGESMDIHGGGFDLRFPHHDNELAQSEAYFENDHWVRYFLHTGHLTIAGCKMSKSLKNFITIKDALAKNTARQLRLAFLMHSWKDTLDYSSNTMESAVHYEKFLNEFFLNVKDILRAPCDVTGQFEKWEAAEMELNESFYARKAAVHEALCDNVDTRSTMEEMRALVTQSNTYIASRKSSKLQPNRMLMKSIALYLTDMLKTFGAIEGSEPIGFPVGGDGHHGDMETTVMPYLKVLSDFRESVRKIAREQNVTEVLQLCDVVRNDTLPELGVRLEDHEGLPTVVKLVDKETLLRERNEKKKMEDEKKNKKEEAAKKKQEQELAKLAKMKISPCDMFRSETDKYSGFDETGFPTRDVEGKDLSKGQTKKLRKLYEVQEKLHQEYLQTNQNGC
- the cars1 gene encoding cysteine--tRNA ligase, cytoplasmic isoform X1, with translation MSSSGELAFDYGFLLHTSEEATATVALNEYLSSRSYLAGFSPSRVDQEVFELLQRPPAPQHVHALRWYRHIAALQRDIPSPDSSIKGKRVQPPWSAPAGSNLPKLRLYNSLTRTKELFVPQNGNKVSWYCCGPTVYDASHMGHARSYISFDILRRILMNYFKYDVFYCMNITDVDDKIIRRARQNYLLEQYREKKPAAAQILQDVLSARGPFQAKLAETTDPDKKQMLERLDSAVAAALGPLQGAVESKAGEADIQRLAQVLLEKAKDLLSDWLDAQFGSQVTENSIFSLLPKFWEGEYHNDMDALNVLPPDVLTRVSEYCPEIVDFVKKILDNGFGYESNGSVYFDTAKFDTSQKHAYGKLVPEAVGDMKALQEGEGDLSVSADQLSEKRSQNDFALWKASKPGEPSWDSPWGKGRPGWHIECSAMAGSILGESMDIHGGGFDLRFPHHDNELAQSEAYFENDHWVRYFLHTGHLTIAGCKMSKSLKNFITIKDALAKNTARQLRLAFLMHSWKDTLDYSSNTMESAVHYEKFLNEFFLNVKDILRAPCDVTGQFEKWEAAEMELNESFYARKAAVHEALCDNVDTRSTMEEMRALVTQSNTYIASRKSSKLQPNRMLMKSIALYLTDMLKTFGAIEGSEPIGFPVGGDGHHGDMETTVMPYLKVLSDFRESVRKIAREQNVTEVLQLCDVVRNDTLPELGVRLEDHEGLPTVVKLVDKETLLRERNEKKKMEDEKKNKKEEAAKKKQEQELAKLAKMKISPCDMFRSETDKYSGFDETGFPTRDVEGKDLSKGQTKKLRKLYEVQEKLHQEYLQTNQNGC